TCTCGATGACAAAAATTATGGACAGGAGCACCAGCAGCTGTTTTATCGGCGACGGCAGATACCGCAAAATTTTATCAGACTTATCGGCCAACCCCATGCAGGCACCCCGGCGCGGTCCCTGGCTGGACGAAAAGCCGCGCGATACAGATTACTTTAACTCTATTTATCCGTATCGGCCGGCCGTGAAAGAACTTTAGCCCTGTCGTCGATTCATCGGCATTTTCTATACTTCGGGCTTCTCTCCGTATCTCCCGGCCATCCGCCGCGCAATGGCCCCCATCTCATGGCGCAAAGCGGCTGGCGCCAGCACCTCTGCATGCTCGCCGTAAGAAAGAACCCACGAGATAATCTCCATCTTCCCCCCGGCGAAGAAGGAAAGGACGAGACTCCCGTCCTCCCCGTTTTTCACGGTCTGGCTCGGGTGCCAGACCCTCCCCTGAACCGCATGGGCGATTTCAGGCGAAAAGCGGATTTCAACCTCCAACGGCTCCTCTTCAACGATGCCGAAAGCCCCCTTGAGCCGTTCCTCCGGCCGGTACCCGTCAGGGATCTCGAAGCGCTCCTTCCGCACCTCGACGCCGGCGATCCGCTCGACGGCAAAAGTCCGCAGATCATTGCGGTTATGGGCGTACCCCACCAGATAGAGCCCCCCCTTGTAGAAAACCAGGGTGTAGGGGTCAACCTCGTAGGCGGTTGCCTTACCTTTACCCGCCCCACGGTAGGAGAGCCTCACCCGGTACTGGTAGATGAGAGCGTCCCGCAGGCTTTCCAGATGCGCGGCCACCGGGGAGTAGTCGCGCCTTCCCTGCAACAGCGGCAGCGACACATCGGCAATCCTCTCCATGTGAGCCGCATAGCGGGGGGGAAGCACCGAGCCGATCTTGCGGAAAACCGCATCCAGATCCTGCCGGAAGGGGGTTCCGTCAAGAAAGGAGAGCTGGGAACGGAAAAACGACAGGGACATCAGCTCCTGAAGGGTGAACGTTATGGGTGGCACATCCTTGAAACGGGTGAGAAAGCGGTAGATTTTCCGGCCATTGAGCCATTCGGAGACCAGGGGATAGCCCGCCTCATGGATGACATTCAGATCCCTGTGGACTGTGCGGCGGTCCACCCCGGTTTCCTCGGCCATCTCCTCCAGGGTAACCCCGTGGCGGGCCTCGATGAGCCGGATGAGGTCGTGGACCCTCCCCGCCTGGGAATATTTCTTGGCCGGTTTTCCCTTCTGCACGGTGTCACCTCCTGGGGCGTAATGGAGCTTGAGGCCGATGATACCCCACCGGCGGCGGTGCTGGAAGCACAATCTGCCCGCCCGTCTCCTTGCAGAGAAAGGAAGAGGGGGTATACTTGACACAATGTACCAATTACTCAGGAGGAGGAAGACGCATGGAGAAAAAGGCCATCGCATGTGCGGCAGTGCTTGCCCTTGCAGCAGGTGCAGCATGGGGCAAAGACGACATCATGGGCCGGGCAAAGGGGATTTTCAAGCCAATCCCCGCCAAAGCCAAGGCCCTGAAGGGAAATCCGGCCACGCCGGCAAAGGTTGAATTGGGTAAAATGCTCTACTTCGACCCGCGCCTCTCGTCGTCGCACCTTATCAGCTGCAACACCTGCCACAACGTGGGACTCGGCGGCACCGACATTCTGGAGACCTCCATCGGCCACGGCTGGCAGAAGGGTCCCCGCAACTCTCCCACGGTGCTGAACGCCGTCTACAACATAGCCCAGTTCTGGGACGGCCGGGCCGAGGACCTGGCTGCCCAGGCCAAGGGGCCGGTCCAGGCATCGGTTGAGATGAACAACAAGCCCGAAAACCTGGTGGCGACCCTCAAGAGCATCCCCGGCTACCAGCCCCTGTTCAAGAAGGCCTTCCCCGGCGAGGCCGACCCCGTCACCTTCGACAACGTGGCCAGGGCCATCGAGGTATTCGAGGCGACACTAGTCACCCCCGACGCCCCCTTCGACAGATACCTGAACGGGAACAAAAAGGCGCTCTCCGCCACCGAGGAGCAGGGACTCGCCCTCTTCCTCGAC
The nucleotide sequence above comes from Geobacter benzoatilyticus. Encoded proteins:
- a CDS encoding cytochrome-c peroxidase translates to MEKKAIACAAVLALAAGAAWGKDDIMGRAKGIFKPIPAKAKALKGNPATPAKVELGKMLYFDPRLSSSHLISCNTCHNVGLGGTDILETSIGHGWQKGPRNSPTVLNAVYNIAQFWDGRAEDLAAQAKGPVQASVEMNNKPENLVATLKSIPGYQPLFKKAFPGEADPVTFDNVARAIEVFEATLVTPDAPFDRYLNGNKKALSATEEQGLALFLDKGCVACHSGINVGGTGYFPFGVREDPGPEVRPVDDTGRFKVTNTSADKYVFRSPSLRNVAITMPYFHSGKVWDLKDAVKIMGSAQLGISLTDDDAGKITAFMKTLTGKQPLVVHPVLPPNSDTTPRPISN
- a CDS encoding helix-turn-helix transcriptional regulator — translated: MQKGKPAKKYSQAGRVHDLIRLIEARHGVTLEEMAEETGVDRRTVHRDLNVIHEAGYPLVSEWLNGRKIYRFLTRFKDVPPITFTLQELMSLSFFRSQLSFLDGTPFRQDLDAVFRKIGSVLPPRYAAHMERIADVSLPLLQGRRDYSPVAAHLESLRDALIYQYRVRLSYRGAGKGKATAYEVDPYTLVFYKGGLYLVGYAHNRNDLRTFAVERIAGVEVRKERFEIPDGYRPEERLKGAFGIVEEEPLEVEIRFSPEIAHAVQGRVWHPSQTVKNGEDGSLVLSFFAGGKMEIISWVLSYGEHAEVLAPAALRHEMGAIARRMAGRYGEKPEV